Part of the Bacteroidales bacterium genome is shown below.
TTATTTTTTTTGTCACGGTTTTTGCGTTATATTCCTGCATCGGAGAGAATTTATCATGTCCGTAAACCCGGATTGGTGCATCTGCCGGCTATTAAATCCTGCACCATAAGTTAATCCTGGCATCGTTCATGTTTGCACCACGATACTTCATCAGGCAAAAAACCACGCCCTGGTTCGCTCCCATATGGCCTTATTAAATGACTGATCCCCACTATATTTCCTGCCTGCGGCCTTAGGTGGACTCACCAACAAAAACACCTGTTACCGGCAGACCGATAGTATTTATGCGCGGTCCGCTCCTGCCGGGACAGTTTACTTATAGTGTGACAATTATGTAACCCTTGACAGATCGCACAAATGCTAACGAAAAAGGCAAGGACTCCACAGCAACAAGTATTCAAAACACATAATAAATTTGCTTTTGCACGATTTTGGCAATCACTCACCGATGACACTGACTTTGAACAATTTCGAATGATTCTTTCTACAAATATTTATTAATTTCGCACTATACAACTAAGAAACTATCATGGCAGATAAATCAAAAAAAAGAAGAGACATCAAACCAGCTTTACTAATAATTGATGTCCAAAATAGATATCTAACATCTATCGCACAAAGAGACAAGGAACTTGCATTTTTCTTCATTAATCTTTTAATTGATCTCTTTAGAAAACATGATTTTCCAATCATCCGTATTTACCACAGTAATAATGAAACCGGACAATTACCAAATTCTGAAGAATTCGAATATCCAGATACAATTAAAATTAAATCAGAAGACACTCAGGTTATCAAAACATATTCTGACAGTTTCAACAAAACAATACTTGATGATATTCTAAAGAAAAAAGGCTGTAATACAGTGTTCCTTTGCGGTTTTAGTGCCATAGGTTGTGTATTGGCTAGTAAAATTGGAGCTCAGAACCATGATTATAAGGCTTTTATTGTCAAAGATGCCATTATGAGTCATGATTCTGAGTACACAAAGAATGTTCAGGTAATGTTTGACGCTATCAGTTAT
Proteins encoded:
- a CDS encoding cysteine hydrolase; its protein translation is MADKSKKRRDIKPALLIIDVQNRYLTSIAQRDKELAFFFINLLIDLFRKHDFPIIRIYHSNNETGQLPNSEEFEYPDTIKIKSEDTQVIKTYSDSFNKTILDDILKKKGCNTVFLCGFSAIGCVLASKIGAQNHDYKAFIVKDAIMSHDSEYTKNVQVMFDAISYDAIELILDNC